The following DNA comes from Bacillus sp. 2205SS5-2.
TATCGAAAGATTTCTTGCTTTTTAGGGAATTTGACGTATTATAGAATTTTTTGAAGTGTTATGTATAATTGGATATGCTAATAATTATGAGAAATTATTAGCAAATATCATTTTAGTAAGGTGCTATTCGCTGCAGTATCAATTCCATTAACAGGATAGGATTCTAGTCATCTTTCCTCAATTCGTGATTGAAATTGATACGGAATGTGAAACTGCTTGAATAAATAAGCTTGTTTTGCAAAGTTTGTGGCTTTTTGTATCGGTTTATAATTTATGATATAGCTTTGTTTCGGCCATCAATTACGATATGCGGAAGTCGCTCGCCCTGAGGCGGCAGGCAAATGACAGTATACGCAGTGAAATGGAGGATTTACTCAAAAATCAGATGTAATAGCCACAATGTATACGAAAAGAGTCATGGAGAACGAATCGCCAAATTGCTGATTTCGATGTGCCCAAGTAACTCGATGTATTGTTTTTTTGCTTTACTTGTAGTTACTCCCACGAAAACATTATAGGAAATTAAAAGAGGTGTTAATGTGTTAAAATCTTTTTTGCCTAACAAGCTCGTTAAAGATATTTTTCAAATATCGCCGAGTGAATTAAAAGAGCAAGGAATAAAAGCTGTGATTACCGATTTAGATAATACGTTAGTAGAATGGGACCGGCCTAATGCTACGCCGAAACTCATTCAGTGGTTTAAAAGCTTAGAAGATGCAGGGATTCTTGTAACGATAGTATCTAATAATAATGAAGTGAGAGTTAAATCCTTTTCAGACCCACTTGAACTACCGTTTATTTACAAGGCTAGAAAGCCCATGGGAAAAGCATTTCTTCGGGCCATTAAGGATATGAAGGTCGAAAAAGAAAATACGGTAGTTGTCGGTGATCAATTGTTAACGGACGTTCTCGGTGGAAATCGAAATGGTTTTTATACGATTTTAGTCGTCCCTGTTGCTCAAACTGATGGATTTGTTACGAAGTTTAATCGAAGAGTTGAAAGAAGAATTATGTCCTGGTTTAAACGAAAGGGACTAATTAATTGGGAGGATTAATTGTGAGTAATATTGAACTAGCTTGTGTAGGGTGTGGTGTAGGGATCCAAACAACGGATAAAGAAGCCTTAGGATACGCTCCACCTTCATCTTTGCAAAAAGAGGCGATTATTTGTCAAAGATGTTTTCGTTTAAAACACTATAATGAAGTACAAGACGTAAGCCTAACGGATGATGACTTTTTAAAAATTCTCAATGGGCTAGGTGAAGTAGAGGGCCTTATTGTAAAGATTGTTGATATTTTCGATTTTAACGGAAGTTGGTTACCTGGTCTTCATCGCTTTGTGGGTAAAAATCCAATTCTTCTGATTGGAAATAAGGTGGATTTGTTACCGAAATCGGTTAAAGAATCTAAAGTTGTCCATTGGATGAAACATGAAGCAAGAGAGCAAGGCTTAAAGCCAATAGATGTTAAACTAGTAAGTGCTGCCAATGGGAAGAAAATTAGAGAAACGTTAGAAGCTATTGAAGAGTACCGTCAAGGTAAAGATGTGTATGTTGTTGGATGTACTAACGTTGGGAAGTCGACTTTCATCAATAGAATTATTAAAGAGGTTTCAGGAGAGGAGAATGTTATTACGACCTCTCACTTTCCTGGGACAACGCTTGATATGATCGAAATTCCTTTAGATGATGGAGCAGCTTTGATTGATACGCCAGGTATTATCAATCATCATCAAATGGCCCATTTTGTTGCAAAAGAAGATCTTAAAATCATTACCCCTAAAAAAGAAATCAAGTCCCGAGTATTTCAGTTAAATGAAGAGCAAACTCTTTATTTTGGAGGATTGGCACGTTTTGACTTCTTGTCAGGGTTGCGCACGTCCTTTGTGTGTTATTTAGCTAATGAATTAATGATCCATCGAACCAAATTGGAGAAAGCGGATGATTTATACAAAAATCATGTGGGTGAGCTACTGACTCCTCCAAGGAAAAATGATTTTGATCACTTTCCTGAGTTGGTTCGCCACGAGTTCATGATCAGAGAAGGGAAAACAGATATTGTCTATTCCGGATTAGGCTGGGTAACAGTCAATGACCCTGGAGTAAAAATAGCTGCCTATGCCCCAAAAGGTGTAAGTGTATTTATTCGTAAATCATTAATATAAGTTGTTTTCGCAAAAATTGTGGCTTTTCTTGTTAGTCTATGAGCTGTGATAACGCTTGGTTTCTGGTCATCTTTTCGTAATCATATGAATGTAATCTCTGAAAAAAACGATGTGCCCTCGAAATTATTGATTAAATAGCAACAATGTCTACAAAATGAGCCTTAAGATAAGAGGGGGAGAGAAAATGAATATGCTGTATGGTGTCATTGGCGATCCAATTGCTCATTCAATGTCTCCACTAATGCATAATGCAGTCTTTTCAGAACATAAACTAAATGCCTATTACCATCCTTTCCATATTAAAAAAGATGATTTAGTGCGTTCGCTGTTAGGTATGAAAGCTCTAGGAATTGCCGGATTTAACGTCACGATCCCTCATAAGGAACTAATTCTTCCTTTATTAGACGAGGTTGACCCACTCGCGCAAGCTATCGGTGCGGTGAATACAGTTGTGTCTGATGGAGAGAAACTGATAGGATATAACACCGATGGAGAAGGTTTTATGACTGCCTTACATCACAAGATTGAATGTGTTGACTCTGTGCTGGTAATTGGTGCTGGTGGAGCAGCTAAAGCAATTCTTTATACTCTTGCCCACCAAGGTATCTATTCGATTGATGTAGCCAATCGTACAGTTGCAAATGGTGAAAGGCTGTTGTCGGAATGTCCGTTTCCAATCAGAGGGAATTCATGTTCTCTTTTAGAAGCCGAAGAGAAATTAGCACATTATGATGTGGTGATTCAAACCACCAATATTGGTATGCATCCGCATATTCAAGATAGCCCCTTATCGGTAAAAAACTTAAAAGCATCATCGTATGTAATTGATATTATTTATAATCCGCAAGAGACCTTGTTTTTAAAAGAGGCAAAGGAATTGGGAGCAAGAACACAAAATGGCTTAGGAATGTTTGTGCACCAAGGAGCACTTGCCTTTCAAAAATGGACTGGAATCTATCCTGATACAAAAATAATGAAGAAAATAGTTATGAAACAACTAGGAGGAAATAATCATGCTAACAGGTAAACAAAAACGATTTTTAAGAGCGAAGGCACACCATTTATCCCCAATTTTCCAAGTTGGAAAAGGTGGAGTAAATGAAAATATGGTTAAGCAAATTTCCGAAGTTCTCGAAATTAGAGAATTAATCAAAGTCAGCATCCTACAAAATTGTGATGAAGATCGTAATGAGGTCGCAGCAGATTTATCAAAAGGAGCGCGAGCAGAACTCGTTCAAGTTATTGGAAATACCATTGTTTTGTATAAAGAATCAAGAGAAAATAAGCAACTTGTTCTTCCATCTTAAGGTGAGGGGATGAGGAAAAAAGTAGGTATTCTAGGTGGAACTTTTAACCCCCCTCATATAGGGCATCTGATTATTGCGAATGAGGTATTGGAAAAGCTAGGTCTACAAGAAGTATGGTTTATGCCGAACGGGCAACCTCCTCATAAAGAACAATTAGGGGAGAGTTCTAATAATCAACGAGTACAAATGACTCAATTTGCGATAGAATCGAATCCTAAGTTCCAAATAGAGCTTTTGGAACTAGAACGAAGTGGCCCTTCTTATACAGTAGACACCATGCAACTATTAACCGAAAAGAATCCCGATACGGATTTCTACTTTATTATCGGTGGTGATATGGTAGAGTCATTATCTACTTGGTATAAAATTGATGAATTAGCAAAATTAGTTACATTTGTTGGTGTGAACCGACCAGGCTATTCGCTCACGACAGATTTAGATATCTTATTCGTAGAAGTTCCGATCATGGAAATTTCTTCGAGCATGATTCGTACAAAACGAAATGAGCGAAAGAGCGTAAAATATTTAGTGACCGATCCGGTTTTGAATTACCTTGAGGAGGAGAGTTTGTATGAACCGTTCTGATGCATTGGCCGTTGTTAGACGGGAACTGACGGAGAAGCGTTATAAACATACTCTTGGGGTACTAGAGACTGCTGTGGATTTAGCCAAAGCTTTTGGGGAAGACGAGAAACAGGCTGAACTAGCAGCTATCTTTCATGATTACGCAAAATTCCGACCAAAGGAAGAAATGAAAGCAATCTTACTTGAGCAGAACTTTGATGATCGGTTGATTCAATTTAATGATGAATTGTGGCATGCTCCTGTTGGCGCATTTTTAGTTCAACAACAGGTGGGAGTAGCAGATGAGAAGGTTTTAGCTGCTATTCGCTTTCATACATCTGGTCGAGCCAATATGTCTTTACTTGAAAAAATTATATATGTGGCAGACTATATTGAACCTGGTCGAAACTTTCCAGGAGTTGAGGAAGCACGAAGATTAGCGAAAGTAGATATTGATCAGGCGCTTTTATTTGCGATGAAAAATACAATAACCTTTTTGATTAGCAAAGGAGTACAAGTATTTCCAGAGACATTTGAAGCGTACAATGATTTAGTAAAAAGAGGAGTGACATTATAATGAAAAAAAACGAATTACTACAAGTTGTGTACGAAGCAATTGATGATAAACGTGGAGAAGACATTGTTGCCTTAAATATGGATGGAATTTCAATAATTGCGGATTATTTCGTGATTTGTCACGGGAATTCCGATAAGCAAGTTCAAGCGATGGCACGTGAAGTGAAACAGAGAGCTGATGAAATGGGTATTTTTGTAAAACGAATGGAGGGATTTGACGAAGGTTCATGGATTTTAGTGGATTTAGGAGATGTTGTTGCACATATTTTCCATAAAGATGAACGAAATTATTACCATTTGGAACGTTTATGGGGAGATGCGCCACTAGTAGATCTTGCGAGTAAGTCCTCTTCATGAGTTATCAGAAATTTGCATCTGTATATGATTACTTAATGAGTGATGTTCCTTATGATGATTGGATGGAATTTACTAAATCACACTTGAGAGAAAATAAAATAAAGCCACATAAAGTATTAGATTTAGCTTGTGGAACTGGAGAAATGTCTCTTCGCTATGTTCGCGAGGGTTGGTCCGTTACAGGTGTTGACTTATCTGAAGAAATGTTAATGTTTGCTCAGGAAAAAGCGATGAATCAGGGGGCTTCGATTGCCTTGTTTCAACAAGATATGAGTCAATTAGAGGGGTTAGGTCATTTTGATTTAATCACTATTTTCTGTGATTCATTAAATTATTTAACGGATGAAGAGCAAATCAGGTCTACTTTTCAGCGGGTACATGATCATCTTGGGGAAAATGGTTTATTTATGTTTGATGTTCATACTCCTTATAAAATGAATACTGTTTTTTTAGGACAAACATATACTTTAAAGGATGACGATGTATCATATATCTGGGATTGCCTACCTGGTGAGTGGCCGCTAAGTGTTGAACATGATTTAACGTTCTTTGCGTTCAATGAAGAGCATGACACCTATGACCGGTTTGACGAGTTACATATTCAAAGAACGTTTCAATCTAGTCAATATAA
Coding sequences within:
- a CDS encoding YqeG family HAD IIIA-type phosphatase encodes the protein MLKSFLPNKLVKDIFQISPSELKEQGIKAVITDLDNTLVEWDRPNATPKLIQWFKSLEDAGILVTIVSNNNEVRVKSFSDPLELPFIYKARKPMGKAFLRAIKDMKVEKENTVVVGDQLLTDVLGGNRNGFYTILVVPVAQTDGFVTKFNRRVERRIMSWFKRKGLINWED
- the yqeH gene encoding ribosome biogenesis GTPase YqeH; protein product: MSNIELACVGCGVGIQTTDKEALGYAPPSSLQKEAIICQRCFRLKHYNEVQDVSLTDDDFLKILNGLGEVEGLIVKIVDIFDFNGSWLPGLHRFVGKNPILLIGNKVDLLPKSVKESKVVHWMKHEAREQGLKPIDVKLVSAANGKKIRETLEAIEEYRQGKDVYVVGCTNVGKSTFINRIIKEVSGEENVITTSHFPGTTLDMIEIPLDDGAALIDTPGIINHHQMAHFVAKEDLKIITPKKEIKSRVFQLNEEQTLYFGGLARFDFLSGLRTSFVCYLANELMIHRTKLEKADDLYKNHVGELLTPPRKNDFDHFPELVRHEFMIREGKTDIVYSGLGWVTVNDPGVKIAAYAPKGVSVFIRKSLI
- the aroE gene encoding shikimate dehydrogenase, with protein sequence MNMLYGVIGDPIAHSMSPLMHNAVFSEHKLNAYYHPFHIKKDDLVRSLLGMKALGIAGFNVTIPHKELILPLLDEVDPLAQAIGAVNTVVSDGEKLIGYNTDGEGFMTALHHKIECVDSVLVIGAGGAAKAILYTLAHQGIYSIDVANRTVANGERLLSECPFPIRGNSCSLLEAEEKLAHYDVVIQTTNIGMHPHIQDSPLSVKNLKASSYVIDIIYNPQETLFLKEAKELGARTQNGLGMFVHQGALAFQKWTGIYPDTKIMKKIVMKQLGGNNHANR
- the yhbY gene encoding ribosome assembly RNA-binding protein YhbY, with translation MLTGKQKRFLRAKAHHLSPIFQVGKGGVNENMVKQISEVLEIRELIKVSILQNCDEDRNEVAADLSKGARAELVQVIGNTIVLYKESRENKQLVLPS
- a CDS encoding nicotinate-nucleotide adenylyltransferase, which translates into the protein MRKKVGILGGTFNPPHIGHLIIANEVLEKLGLQEVWFMPNGQPPHKEQLGESSNNQRVQMTQFAIESNPKFQIELLELERSGPSYTVDTMQLLTEKNPDTDFYFIIGGDMVESLSTWYKIDELAKLVTFVGVNRPGYSLTTDLDILFVEVPIMEISSSMIRTKRNERKSVKYLVTDPVLNYLEEESLYEPF
- the yqeK gene encoding bis(5'-nucleosyl)-tetraphosphatase (symmetrical) YqeK; the protein is MNRSDALAVVRRELTEKRYKHTLGVLETAVDLAKAFGEDEKQAELAAIFHDYAKFRPKEEMKAILLEQNFDDRLIQFNDELWHAPVGAFLVQQQVGVADEKVLAAIRFHTSGRANMSLLEKIIYVADYIEPGRNFPGVEEARRLAKVDIDQALLFAMKNTITFLISKGVQVFPETFEAYNDLVKRGVTL
- the rsfS gene encoding ribosome silencing factor — protein: MKKNELLQVVYEAIDDKRGEDIVALNMDGISIIADYFVICHGNSDKQVQAMAREVKQRADEMGIFVKRMEGFDEGSWILVDLGDVVAHIFHKDERNYYHLERLWGDAPLVDLASKSSS
- a CDS encoding class I SAM-dependent DNA methyltransferase, with the translated sequence MSYQKFASVYDYLMSDVPYDDWMEFTKSHLRENKIKPHKVLDLACGTGEMSLRYVREGWSVTGVDLSEEMLMFAQEKAMNQGASIALFQQDMSQLEGLGHFDLITIFCDSLNYLTDEEQIRSTFQRVHDHLGENGLFMFDVHTPYKMNTVFLGQTYTLKDDDVSYIWDCLPGEWPLSVEHDLTFFAFNEEHDTYDRFDELHIQRTFQSSQYKLWLEEAELEILSVSYDFFQTQPTGKAERTFFVCRKKSGSG